One window of Schistocerca cancellata isolate TAMUIC-IGC-003103 chromosome 9, iqSchCanc2.1, whole genome shotgun sequence genomic DNA carries:
- the LOC126100664 gene encoding trypsin delta-like, which translates to MQRLALLLVCLLGSAVALPARTRLWSRGNSRIIGGSNANIANYPWQLSFQYGGSHICGASIISSSWALTAAHCVDGMSLLLMTFRAGSSIRGSGGTVLRASSGYMHASYDSDTVDYDVAVVQVSGSLLGTNAQAVSLPSDGYDPAGGLAVTVTGWGSTYTDGPAPSNLQKLDISIVARSTCQSIFANVNTVTARMVCAGSAGQSVCSGDSGGPLVSGSTQVGIVSWGVSPCEASPGVYANVGNLRSWIRSAAGV; encoded by the exons ATGCAGCGCCTCGCCCTCTTGCTCGTGTGTCTGCTCGGCTCTGCCGTAGCGTTGCCGGCCCGCACCAGGCTCTGGAGCAGGGGCAACAGCCGCATCATCGGAGGAAGCAACGCCAACATCGCCAACTACCCGTGGCAGCTGTCCTTCCAGTATGGCGGTTCGCACATCTGCGGAGCCTCCATCATCAGCTCCAGCTGGGCGCTGACGGCCGCTCACTGTGTGGACGGTATGAGCCTCCTGCTGATGACTTTCAGAGCCGGATCGTCTATCCGTGGGAGCGGTGGCACCGTCCTGAGGGCCTCCTCTGGCTACATGCACGCGTCGTACGACAGCGACACGGTGGACTACGACGTAGCCGTCGTTCAG GTGTCTGGATCCCTGCTCGGTACGAACGCCCAGGCCGTTAGCCTCCCATCCGACGGCTACGACCCCGCCGGAGGCCTGGCCGTGACCGTCACTGGCTGGGGATCCACGTACACAGACGGCCCGGCCCCGAGCAACCTGCAGAAGCTGGACATCAGCATCGTGGCGCGCTCCACCTGCCAGAGCATCTTCGCCAACGTGAACACCGTGACGGCCCGCATGGTGTGTGCCGGCAGCGCGGGCCAGAGCGTGTGCAGCGGAGACTCGGGCGGCCCCCTGGTCAGCGGCAGCACGCAAGTGGGCATCGTCTCCTGGGGGGTCAGCCCCTGCGAGGCCAGCCCCGGCGTCTACGCCAACGTCGGAAACCTGCGCTCCTGGATCCGCTCTGCAGCAGGTGTCTAA